A window of Strigops habroptila isolate Jane chromosome 5, bStrHab1.2.pri, whole genome shotgun sequence contains these coding sequences:
- the GPR155 gene encoding integral membrane protein GPR155 isoform X4, which translates to MDSYSDFDAENLTTIANTSISLPGQIGLNATSDTPSMSISRLFPALLECFGIILCGYIAGRANIITSTQAKGLGNFVSRFALPALLFKNMVVLNFSNVHWSFLYSILIAKAAVFFLVCILTLLVASPENRFSKAGLFPIFATQSNDFALGYPIVEALYQTTYPEYLQYIYLVAPISLMMLNPVGFILCEIQKWRDNRTVSHSKIKIVGLALLRVLQNPIVFMVFIGIASNFILGQKIPEYLESFLDGLGSSFSGSALFYLGLTMVGQTKKLTKGMFVALILLITAKLLMMPFLCREMVELLDKSDSIVNHTSLSNYAFLYGVFPAAPGVAIFASQFNMEVGIITSGMVISTFVSAPIMYVSAWLLTIPSMDPNPLASALQNVSFDISIVSLISLMWSLIVVLLSKKYKQLPHMITTNLLVAQFIACIGMVAWNFIVKEKDMTVQILVFIFLYSSLYSTYLWTGFLSFSLFLLRKRETVKIPIGFIIIAGWGVPMLLVGILLIVGEHNNTSIDSAFFYGKYQIITTAVILFVSILVSGISLMCMNRNRQESSYEVLNPYSPRRQAEEVEVGGSEGNQVSATVPQPPPGSSAQPSPGSSAQPSPGSSAQPSPGSSAQPSPGSSAQPSAARGCCSCQTTNGELSCAKESKAVSNAVESKVLPIETADQCMSHCSARTCVLAQEEQLLQTGDKQLARHVLLCLLLIVGLFANLSSCLWWLFNQEPGRLYVELQFFCAVFNFGQVLINACPENDLVSGCCSRCCYKHWLHLLWYFRLR; encoded by the exons ATGGATAGCTATTCAGATTTCGATGCAGAGAACCTCACAACTATAGCTAATACGTCTATTTCTTTGCCTGGACAAATTGGACTCAATGCCACCAGCGATACTCCCTCTATGTCAATAAGCAGGCTTTTCCCAGCCTTGTTAGAATGCTTTGGAATAATTCTTTGTGGCTACATAGCTGGAAGAGCCAACATCATCACATCAACTCAGGCCAAAGGACTGGGAAATTTCGTGTCCCGTTTTGCACTCCCAGCTCTATTGTTCAAAAACATGGTGGTACTTAACTTTTCCAATGTGCATTGGTCCTTCCTGTACAGTATTTTAATTGccaaagctgctgtgtttttcttagTCTGCATTTTAACATTGTTGGTAGCCAGTCCTGAAAATCGATTTAGCAAAGCAGGTTTGTTCCCTATTTTTGCTACACAAAGCAATGACTTTGCACTGGGATATCCAATAG TTGAAGCTTTATATCAAACCACTTACCCAGAATATCTCCAGTACATTTACCTAGTGGCTCCAATATCTCTTATGATGCTAAACCCTGTGGGGTTTATCCTCTGTGAAATCCAGAAGTGGAGGGATAATCGCACTGTGTCACACAGCAAAATCAAAATAGTGGGCCTAGCACTCCTTCGAGTTTTGCAGAACCCAATTGTATTCATGGTCTTCATAGGAATTGCCTCAAACTTTATTCTTGGCCAGAAAATTCCCGAATACCTTGAAAGCTTCCTTGATGGACTGGGCAGTTCATTTTCTGGCTCTGCACTTTTTTACCTTGGATTAACTATGGTgggacaaacaaaaaaactgaCAAAGGGTATGTTTGTTGCACTGATCCTTCTCATCACAGCTAAACT ACTAATGATGCCATTTCTCTGTAGAGAAATGGTGGAACTCTTGGACAAGAGTGACAGCATTGTCAACCACACCAGTTTATCAAACTATGCATTTCTTTATGGAGTTTTTCCAGCAGCACCTGGTGTCGCAATATTTGCAAGTCAATTTAATATGGAAGTTGGAATT ATTACCTCAGGCATGGTGATAAGCACTTTTGTGTCCGCACCTATTATGTATGTTTCTGCATGGCTGTTGACCATTCCATCTATGGACCCCAACCCACTGGCATCTGCACTCCAAAATGTTAGCTTTGACATAAGTATTGTCAGCCTTATTTCTCTG ATGTGGTCTCTTATTGTTGTTCTTCTGAGTAAGAAATACAAACAGCTTCCTCATATGATTACAACAAATCTACTTGTTGCTCAG ttcattGCTTGCATTGGAATGGTGGCGTGGAATTTCATTGTTAAAGAGAAGGACATGACTGTGCAGATCCTAGTATTTATATTCCTCTACAGCTCACTTTATAGCACCTACCTGTGGACAG gttttctgtctttctctttgtttctattgaggaagagagaaacagtAAAGATTCCCATTGGGTTTATTATCATAGCTGGATGGGG AGTCCCAATGCTTCTGGTGGGGATCTTACTAATTGTTGGTGAACATAACAACACAAGTATTGACTCTGCCTTTTTCTATGGAAAATATCAG ATAATTACCACAGCAGTGATCCTTTTTGTCAGTATATTGGTGTCAGGTATCTCACTAATGTGCATGAACAGAAATAGGCAAGAGTCAAGCTATGAGGTATTGAACCCATATTCACCACGTAGGCAAGCGGAGGAGGTTGAAGTGGGAGGGAGTGAGGGGAATCAAGTTTCAGCCACTGTgcctcagcctcctccaggTTCTTCGgcacagccttctccaggttCTTCGgcacagccttctccaggttCTTCGgcacagccttctccaggttCTTCGgcacagccttctccaggttCTTCGGCACAGCCATCTGCAGCAAGAG GTTGCTGTTCTTGTCAAACAACAAATGGTGAATTATCCTGtgctaaagaaagcaaagcagtgtcAAATGCTGTTGAAAGCAAGGTTCTTCCAATTGAGACAG ctgatcAGTGCATGAGTCATTGCAGTGCTCGAACCTGCGTATTGGCACAGGAAGAACAGCTTCTACAGACTGGAGACAAACAGCTGGCCAGACATGTGCTGCTGTGCCTACTTCTTATTGTTGGCCTGTTTGCT AATCTTTCCAGTTGTTTGTGGTGGCTGTTCAACCAAGAGCCTGGAAGGCTGTATGTGGAATTGCAgttcttctgtgctgtgtttaATTTTGGTCAGGTACTTATCAATGCTTGTCCTGAAAATGACTTGGTTAGTGGGTGTTGCAGCAGATGCTGTTACAAACACT GGCTTCATTTGCTTTGGTATTTTCGGCTTAGATAA